The Streptomyces sp. ICC1 DNA window CGGGCAGCCGGACCCTGCGCGCGCAGTCCGGTCCACCCCAGGGCGAGCCGGTGCCCGACGTGCCCGCCGATCCCGAGGTGGCCGAGGCGCTGCGGGAGGTGGAGGAGGAGCTGGCCGGCCGCTGGGGCGAGACCAAACTGGAGCCGTCCGTCACGCGGATCGCCGCGCTGATGGACGTCCTGGGCGAGCCGCAGCGCGCGTACCCCTCCATCCACGTCACCGGCACCAACGGCAAGACGAGCACCGCCCGCATGATCGAGTCGCTGCTGAACGCCTTCGAGCTGCGCACCGGCCGCTACACCAGCCCGCACGTGCAGTCGGTCACCGAGCGGATCAGCCTGGACGGGGCGCCGATCACCGCCGAGCGGTTCGTCGAGACCTACCACGACATCAAGCCGTACGTGGAGATGGTGGACGCGGCCGAGGAGTTCCGGCTGTCGTTCTTCGAGGTCCTCACCGGCATGGCCTACGCGGCCTTCGCGGACGCCCCGGTGGACGCGGCCGTGGTCGAGGTCGGCATGGGCGGCACCTGGGACGCGACGAACGTGATCGACGGCGCGGTCTCGGTGGTCACCCCGATCAGCCTGGACCACACGGACCGGCTCGGCTCCACGCCCGGTGAGATCGCCACGGAGAAGGGCGGGGTCATCAAGCAGGGCGCCACCGTGATCCTGGCGCAGCAGCCGGTGGACGCGGCGCAGGTGCTGCTGAAGAAGGCCGTCGAGGTCGACGCGACGGTGGCCCGCGAGGGCATGGAGTTCGGCGTCGTCAGCCGCGAGGTCGCGGTGGGCGGGCAGCAGCTGACGCTGCGCGGCCTGGGCGGCGAGTACGACGGGATCTTCCTGCCGCTGCACGGCGCCCACATGGCGCACAACGCGGCGGTGGCGCTGGCCGCGGTCGAGGCCTTCTTCGGGGTCGGCGCGGACCACGCGCGGGTGCTGGACGCGGACACGGTGCGCAAGGCGTTCGCCTCGGTGACCTCGCCGGGCCGCATGGAGGTCGTGCGGCGCAGTCCGACGGTGGTCCTGGACGCGGCGCACAACCCGGCCGGGGCGCTGGTCACGGCGGAGGCGGTGACCGAGGCCTTCGGCTTCAGCCGGCTGATCGGGGTCGTGGGCGCGAGCGAGGGCAAGGACGCGCGGGGGCTGTTCGAGGCCTTCGAGCCGATCTTCGCCGAGGTCGTGATCACGGAGAACACCAGCCACCGGGCGATGTCCGCCGACGACCTGGCGGCCGTCGCGATCGAGGTCTTCGGGTCGGACCGGGTGCAGGTGGAGCCGCGGCTGGACGACGCCCTGGAGGCGGCGATCACCCTGGCGGAGGAAGAGGCGGAGTACGGAGGGGCCGGGGTCCTGGTGACCGGGTCCGTGATCACGGTGGGCGAGGCCCGCCTGCTGCTGAAGAGGGGCTGAGGGAATGCGCACGCTGTGTGCTTCGACGCTGATCGGCGAGTTCTTCGTGGTGGGGTTCGCGGGTCTGGTGGCCATGAAGGACCCGGACCTGGGCCAGGCGGCGGTCTGGTCGGTGTGCGGGGCCGTGATGCTGCTGTCGGTCCTGCTGTGCGGGATGCTGTCGCGGCCGGGTGCCGTGCAGATCGGCTGGGCCCTGCAGATCGGCCTGATCCTGAGCGGCTTCGTGGTCCCGACGATGTTCTTCCTGGGCGCGGTGTTCGCGGGCCTGTGGTGGTGCTCGGTCCACTACGGGCGCAGGATCGACACGATCAAGGCGGGCTGGGCGGCCCAGGCGGAAGCCCGGACCGAGGCGTAGCCGGACGCTCGGGGAAGGGGCCCGCGAAGGCCCCGCCCCGGCGGGGTCCCGGTCCCCTGTAGCCTCGTCGGACCGCACCCGTATGCCGCAAGGAGTTACCCACATGACCCAGCGCACGCTCGTCCTCCTCAAGCCCGACGCCGTCCGTCGCGGCCTGATCGGCGAGATCGTCGGCCGCATCGAGCGGAAGGCCGGCTGGACCATTGCCGCGCTGGAGCTGCGCACGCTGGACCAGGAGACCCTGGAGGCGCACTACGGCGAGCACAAGGGCAAGGTGTTCTACGAGCCGCTCATGGGCTTCATGGCGAGCGGTCCCGTCGTCGCCCTGGTCGTCGAAGGGGAACGCGTGATCGAGGGTGTCCGCCAGCTGGCCGGCCCCACCGACCCGATCGCCGCGGCACCCGGTTCCATCCGGGGCGATTTCGGCACCGTCACCCGGGAGAACCTGATCCACGCCTCGGATTCCGAGGAGTCCGCGGAGCGCGAGCTGAAGCTGTTCTTCCCCGCGCTGTGATCACTCTTCACTGACGCAACATCAGCCGAATAGCGCTCATGACCTGGGGCGACCGAAGTAATTTCGGTCGCCCTTTGGTATTACCGGACATATCCGGGAACGCATCGACAGGACACGACGTCACCACTAAGGGGGCGGGTATCCATTCCGGCGGGCTTGCCGGAGTCCCGTCGCGCGGTGTCCGTACTTGCGGCACTACGATGGGGCCTCCACCCACACACCCACCTCGCCGACCTGACAGCAGCCGCTATCAACTGGAAGGCCAGACGCTCCTCATGGGGAACAAGGGGAACTACATGTCGTTCATCGGCCGTGACATGGCGATCGACCTCGGGACCGCCAACACGCTGGTGTACGTGAGGGGCCGGGGAATCGTCCTGAACGAGCCGTCCGTGGTCGCCATCAACACGAACACCGGCGGCATCCTGGCGGTCGGCACCGAGGCGAAGAAGATGATCGGGCGCACACCCGGCAACATCGTCGCCGTTCGGCCCCTCAAGGACGGCGTAATCGCCGACTTCGAGATCACCGAGCGAATGCTCCGGTACTTCATCCTCAAGATCCACAAGCGCCGCTACCTGGCCCGTCCGCGCGTTGTGGTCTGCGTGCCCTCCGGCATCACGGGAGTGGAGCGCCGCGCCGTCATCGAGGCGTCCACGCAGGCCGGCGCCCGCCAGGTGCACATCATCGAGGAGCCCATGGCCGCCGCCATCGGCGCGGGCCTGCCCGTCCACGAGGCCACCGGCAACATGGTCGTGGACATCGGTGGCGGCACCACCGAGGTGGCCGTCATCTCCCTCGGCGGAATCGTCACGGCACAGTCCATCCGGGTGGCCGGAGACGAGCTGGACAACGCGATCATCCAGCACATCAAGAAGGAGTACTCGCTCCTCCTCGGCGAGCGCACCGCCGAGCAGATCAAGATCACCATCGGGTCGGCGTACGACCTCGACAAGGACGAGCACACCGAGATCCGCGGCCGCGACCTGGTCTCCGGGCTGCCCAAGACCGTCGTGATCTCGGCTGCCGAGGTCCGCAAGGCGATCGAGGAGCCGGTCAACGCCATCGTCGACGCGGTCAAGACCACCCTCGACAAGTGCCCGCCGGAGCTCTCCGGCGACATCATGGACCGCGGCATCGTCCTCACCGGTGGCGGCGCCCTGCTGCGCGGCCTCGACGAGCGGCTGCGCCGCGAGACGGGCATGCCCATCCACATCGCCGAGGACCCGCTCGACTCCGTCGCCCTCGGATCCGGCAAGTGCGTCGAGGAGTTCGAGGCGCTCCAGCAGGTCCTGGACGCCCAGCCCCGACGCTGAGTCGCCCCGCCGCCGGCCGGTGGAACACAAATGATCCGCCGTACGGGTGCTACCGGGCCCGTGCGGCGGATCGTTGATATACAGGCAAGGTCCGTTGCGAGCCCCGGCTCCACCGGAGCGGCTTTGCCGCACGGCCCGTTGCGAGCCCCGGCTCCACCGGAGCGGCTTCGCCGCACAGGTAACTATGAGGAAGGCACGGCCGCCGCACGTGAGGGACACACGAGAAAGCCGGCTGCTCCTGGTGCTTCTGATCGCCATCGCGTTCGCATTGATCACGGTGGACATCAGGACGGGCGAGGAGTCGCCGGTCGACGGTGCCCGGCAGGCCGCCGCAGCGGTCTTCGGGCCGGTCGAGAAGGGCGTGGCGAGGGGTGTCGACCCGGTCGCCAACGCCATAGGGGCGGTACGGGACTCCGGCGAGCGGCACAACCGCATCGCCTCGCTGGAGCGCGAGAACGCGGCACTGAAGGCCAAGCTCGGCAGCGACGACCAGACCCGCAGCCGGATCCGCGAGCTCGACGAGATGCTCAAGCGGGCGGGCGCCGGGCAGTACGGCATCAAGGGCGCCGAGGTCATCGCCATAGGAGCGGCCCAGGGCTTCTCCTGGACCGTCACCATCGACGCCGGCAGCAAGGACGGCATCGAGCGTGACATGACCGTCCTGAACGGGGACGGACTCGTCGGACGCGTCGCCACCGTCGGCCCCGACACCGCCACCGTGGTCCTCGCCAACGACCCCGACTTCACCGTCGGCACCCGGCTGGAGAAGACCGGCGAACTCGGCTTCGCCACCGGACAGGGCGACCGCTCGCTGTCCGTGCAGATGCTCAACGGCAAGGCCAAGATCAACGAAGGTGACCGCCTCGTCACCTTCGGCTCGCGCGGCAACAAGCCCTTCGTCCCCGGCGTCCCGATCGGCGAGGTGGTCAAGGTCGACCCCTCGCGCGGCGACCTGACCCGTACCGTCTGGGTCCGCCCCTTCGTCGGCTTCTCGCGCCTGGACATCGTCGGCGTCGTGGTGATGCCCCCGCGCGAGGACCCGCGCGACGCCGTACTGCCGCCCAAGCCCGAGGCGCCCAAGCCCACCCCGACGGTCACCGTCACGGTCACGCCGTCGGCCAGCGCGCCCGGCAAGCCGGCCGACGACTAGGAGCCGACCACCATGCGCTTCAACCGGATCCTGCTCTCGGGCACGCTCGTCGTCGTCGCCCTCGTCGTCCAGGTCTCCATCCTGGGCCGGCTCCGACTTCCCGGAGCCGTCCCCGACCTGGTCCTCCTCACCGTCGTCGCCCTCGCACTCGTGTACGGATGCGTCAGCGGCGCCCTCATCGGCTTCGCCGCCGGCCTCCTCACCGACCTGGCCCCGCCCGCCGACCACGCCGCCGGACGCTACGCGCTCGTGCTCTGCGTCATCGGCTACGTCGCCGGCCTGGTCCGCCCCGACACCGGGCGGTTCCGCTCCGCCTGGGGCCCGATGCTCACCGTCGTCGGCGCCGCCTTCGCCTCCACGTTGCTCTACGCGGGCGTCGGCGCCCTGGTCGGCGACACCGCCGCCCGCCACGTGGGCCTGACCGGACTGCTCTTCACCGCGGTCCTCTACGACCTGCTGCTCGCGCCCTTCACCGTGCCGTTCATCATGGCCCTGGCCCGCCGCGCCGAGAACGACCCGATGGCCGTCGACGCCAACGGCGGGCCCCCGGCCGGCAAGGACATCGCCTCCGGCTGGCTGGCCGGCGGCACCGGACTGCGGATCGGCAGCCAGCGCGGCGGCCTGCGGATGAAGACCGCCCGCAGCCGTGCCAACCGGGCCGGCCGGATAAAGGGCGTCAAGGGCATCAAGGGTGTGAAGAGCGTCAAGAAGCTGTGAGGGAGGAGTCCGCGTGACCAACATTCCTGAGACCGGCCGCACCTCCCGGGTGCGGATCCGGCTGGTGATCATGCAGGTCCTCGTCTTCTCCCTGCTGCTCACCCTCGGCGGGCGCCTGTGGTACCTCCAGATCCGCAACGGCGACGAGTACTACCACGAGGCGAGGAGCAACCACGTCCAGCGGGTCGTCCAGCCCGCTGTGCGCGGGGCGGTCCTCGACGCCCGCGGGGTTCCGCTCGCCGACAACGAGACCCGCCTGGTCGTCTCCGCCAGCCGCACGGCGCTGATGAAGATGAAGGACCGGGGCAAGGGCGTCATGACCCGCCTCGCCGGCGTCCTGGACATGACCCCCAAGGAGGTCATGGAGAAAGTCCGCCTCTGCGACTCCGAGACCCCGGCGCCCTGCTGGAACGGCTCCCCGTACCAGCCGATTCCGATCACGCTCGAAGCCACCACGCAGCAGGCGCTGCAGCTCCGCGAACGCCCGGAGGACTTTCCCGGCGTCACCGCGGAGCCCACCGCCGTCCGCCGCTACCCGGCACCCGCCGGGGCCCGCACCGCACAGGTGCTCGGCTATCTCTCGCCGGTCACCGACGAGGAGATCCAGAAGGCCAAGGACACCGACTCGCCGCACCTGCGATCCGATCAGGTGGGCCGCTCCGGGATCGAACGCACGTATGACAAGTACCTGCGCGGCAAGGCGCAAGTCACCTCGTACGAGGTCGACAACCTCGGCCGGGTCATGCACCAGACCCAGTCCGACCCCGGCGTCGCCGGATCCACCCTCGTCACCAGCATCGACGCCCGGGTCCAGTCCGTCGCGGAATTCGAGCTGCAGCAGGCGATGAAGACCGTTCGCCAGGAGACCGACAAGATCACCGGCCGCAAGTACGAGGCCGACTCGGGCGCCGTCGTCGTCATGGAGACCAAGACCGGCCGCGTCGTCGCGATGGCCTCGCAACCCGACTACGACCCCAACGCCTGGGTCGGTGGAATCTCCGCCAAGGACTACGCCAACCTCACCAGCAAGAACTCCAACTACCCGCTGCTCAACCGGTCCATCCAGGGCCAGGCCCCCGCGGGCTCCATCTTCAAGGTGGTGTCGGCGAGCGCGGCCGTGCGGGCCGGTTACGCCTTCGACGACAAGTACAACTGCAGCGCTTCCTACAGCATGGGCAACCGGAGCTTCGCGAACTTCGAGTCGAAGGGGCACGGCCCCATCAGCCTCGGCGAGGCCCTCAAGTTCTCTTGCAACACCGTCTTCTACGCCCTCGGGCACAAGGAGTGGCAGCGCGACGGCGGCCTGAAGCCCAAGAAGGACGCCCACGACTGGTTCTACCGGACCGCCCGTGAATTCGGCCTCGGCTCCGAGACCGGGATCGATCTGCCGAACGAGGTCACCGGCCGCATCCCCGACCGCCGGTGGAAGAAGAACTTCTGGGCGGCCAACAAGGACTCCTGGTGCAAGCAGGGCAAGAAGGGCGGCACCTACGTCGAGCAGATCGCCTACGAGAGCTGTCTCGAAGGCAACCAGCTGAAGGCGTTCGACAGCATCAACTTCGCCATCGGCCAGGGCGACGTCCTCGTCACGCCCATCCAGATGGCCACCGCGTACTCCGCCATCAGCAACGGGGGCACGCTCTACGACCCCACGGTCGGCAAGGCGGTGATCAGCCCCGACGGCAAGCACGTCGAGATGATCAAGCCCAGGTCCCACGGCAGGCTGCCGATCGACGCCCAGACCGTCAGGGACCTCGACAAGGGCCTGCGCATGGTCGTCGAGCCCGGCGGCACCGCCGCCTGGCGGTTCGGCGGCTGGCCGCTGGACAAGATCCCGATGCGGGCCAAGACCGGCACCGCCCAGGTCTACGGCAAGCAGACCACCTCGTGGCTGGCGACCTACACCGACGACTTCACGATCGTCATGACGATCTCGCAGGGCGGCACCGGCTCCGGAGCCTCCGGCCCCGCCGTCCGCAACATCTACAACGCCATCTACGGCCTCGACATGGCCGGCAAGCAGGACGTGAAGAAGGCCCTGCTGCTGGGACCCGAGGCGAAACTGCCCAGGATCCGCCCCGACGGCTCCATCGACTCCCCCGAGATCCGGCCGTACGTGCCGCCGTCCCCGGAGGAGCTGGCGCCGCCCGCGCTCGCCGGCCCGCCCGCCGCGCGCCCCGCGCAGCACGACTGAGGACCGAAACAGACATGCAGACCGCGAACAAGTTCTCCGTATCCCGGTACGCGCCGGAGCGCGGGGCGATGGCCAAGCTCACCGCGCGCGACTCCGTGGTGCGCCGCCTCGACTGGCCGATACTCCTCTCCGCGCTCGCGCTCTCCCTCCTCGGCGCCCTGCTGGTGTGGTCGGCGACCCGCAACCGGACCTCGCTGAACAACGGCGATCCGTACTACTTCCTCTTCCGGCACGCCATGAACACCGGCATCGGCCTCGTGCTGATGATCGCCACCGTCTGGCTCGGCCACCGCACCCTGCGCGGCGCCGTACCGATCCTGTACGGGCTCTCCGTGGTGCTGATCCTCGCCGTGCTCACCCCGCTCGGCGCCACCATCAACGGCGCCCACGCCTGGATCGTCATCGGCGGCGGCTTCTCGCTCCAGCCCTCCGAGTTCGTGAAGATCACGATCATCCTGGGCATGGCGATGCTGCTCGCGGCCCGGGTGGACGCGGGCGACCTCGTCCACCCCGACCACCGCACGGTCGTCAAGGCGCTCTGCCTCGCCGCCGCCCCGATGGGCATCGTCATGCTGATGCCCGACCTCGGCTCCGTCATGGTCATGGTCGTCATCGTGCTCGGCGTCCTGCTGGCCTCCGGCGCCTCCAACCGCTGGGTGGTCGGCCTACTCGGCTCGGGCGCCGCCGGCGCCATCCTGATCTGGCAGCTCGGCATCCTCGACGAGTACCAGATCAACCGCTTCGCGGCCTTCGCCAACCCCGAGCTCGACCCCGCCGGCGTCGGCTACAACACCAACCAGGCGCGCATCGCGATCGGCTCCGGGGGACTGACCGGCTCCGGGCTCTTCAAGGGCTCGCAGACCACCGGCCAGTTCGTGCCGGAGCAGCAGACCGACTTCGTCTTCACGGTCGCGGGCGAGGAGCTCGGCTTCGTCGGCGCGGGGCTCATCCTCGTGCTGCTCGGCGTCATCCTCTGGCGGGCCTGCGTCATCGCCCGCGAGACCACCGAGCTGTACGGGACGATCGTGTGCGCCGGGATCATCGCCTGGTTCGCCTTCCAGTCCTTCGAGAACATCGGCATGACCCTGGGCATCATGCCGGTGGCCGGGCTCCCGCTGCCGTTCGTCTCGTACGGAGGATCGTCGATGTTCGCCGTGTGGGTGGCCATCGGGCTGCTCCAGTCGATCAGGGTGCAGCGGCCGATGTCGGCCTGACCGGACGACCGGGGGCCGCTTTCGGCCGCTCTCCCCGTTCGCCTTCACGTGGCCGTCCGTTCAGGACTAAGTTCGATTCATGGCGGATACGAAGCGCGAGATCGAGCGGAAGTTCGAGTTCTCCACGGTCAAGCAGGCCCGGCGCGGGGTGCCGGACCTGACGGGCACGGCCGCCATCGCGGCCGTCGCCGACCAGGGCACCGTCGACCTCGACGCCGTCTACTACGACACCCCCGACCAGCGGCTCGCCGCCGACGGGCTCACCCTGCGCCGCCGCACCGGCGGCAAGGACGCCGGCTGGCACCTCAAACTGCCCGTCGCCCCCGGGGTCCGCGACGAGATCACCACCCCCCTCAGCGACACCGTGCCGCCCGCGCTGACCGCCCTGCTGCGCTCACGCCTCCGCGACGCCCCGCTGGAACCGCAGGTCAGGCTCCTGTCCTCGCGCAAGGTCAGCCATCTCCTGGACGCCGGCGGAGCCCTCCTCGCGGAACTGTCCACCGACGCCGTGCGCGCCGAGCGCCAGGGCGCCACCGCCGCCTGGACCGAGGTCGAGGTGGAACTCGCCGACGGCATCGACCCCGAACTGCTCGACGCCGTCGAGAAGGCCTTCCGCAAGGCCGGACTGCGCGTCTCGGACGCGCCCTCGAAGCTCGCCCGCGCGCTGGACGAGACCGGCGCGCGGCCCCCGGCGCGCCCCGGGCCGCCCGACCCCGCCGGGGGCGCGACCGGCGCGTACGTCCTCGCGTACCTGCACGAACAGCGCGACACCCTGATCGCCCAGGACCCCGCAGTCCGCCGCGGCCTGCCCGACTCCGTCCACCAGATGCGCGTCGCCACCCGGCGGCTGCGCAGCGCCTTCAAGACCTACCGACGCGTCCTCGACCCCGCCGAGACCGGACCCGTCGGCGAGGAGCTGCGCTGGCTCGCCGCGGAGCTCGGCATCGACCGCGATCAGGAAGTCCTGCTGGAGCGGATCCAGACCCGCCTCGGCGAGCTCCCGCGCACCCTGCGGCTGGGCCCGGTCGGCGGCCGCCTGAAGATCTGGCACACCACCCGC harbors:
- a CDS encoding folylpolyglutamate synthase/dihydrofolate synthase family protein, with the protein product MSEQQPESHDDRFDEFDQIVAEESDRDPDLAVIAAGSRTLRAQSGPPQGEPVPDVPADPEVAEALREVEEELAGRWGETKLEPSVTRIAALMDVLGEPQRAYPSIHVTGTNGKTSTARMIESLLNAFELRTGRYTSPHVQSVTERISLDGAPITAERFVETYHDIKPYVEMVDAAEEFRLSFFEVLTGMAYAAFADAPVDAAVVEVGMGGTWDATNVIDGAVSVVTPISLDHTDRLGSTPGEIATEKGGVIKQGATVILAQQPVDAAQVLLKKAVEVDATVAREGMEFGVVSREVAVGGQQLTLRGLGGEYDGIFLPLHGAHMAHNAAVALAAVEAFFGVGADHARVLDADTVRKAFASVTSPGRMEVVRRSPTVVLDAAHNPAGALVTAEAVTEAFGFSRLIGVVGASEGKDARGLFEAFEPIFAEVVITENTSHRAMSADDLAAVAIEVFGSDRVQVEPRLDDALEAAITLAEEEAEYGGAGVLVTGSVITVGEARLLLKRG
- a CDS encoding DUF4233 domain-containing protein, giving the protein MRTLCASTLIGEFFVVGFAGLVAMKDPDLGQAAVWSVCGAVMLLSVLLCGMLSRPGAVQIGWALQIGLILSGFVVPTMFFLGAVFAGLWWCSVHYGRRIDTIKAGWAAQAEARTEA
- the ndk gene encoding nucleoside-diphosphate kinase; this encodes MTQRTLVLLKPDAVRRGLIGEIVGRIERKAGWTIAALELRTLDQETLEAHYGEHKGKVFYEPLMGFMASGPVVALVVEGERVIEGVRQLAGPTDPIAAAPGSIRGDFGTVTRENLIHASDSEESAERELKLFFPAL
- a CDS encoding rod shape-determining protein, translating into MSFIGRDMAIDLGTANTLVYVRGRGIVLNEPSVVAINTNTGGILAVGTEAKKMIGRTPGNIVAVRPLKDGVIADFEITERMLRYFILKIHKRRYLARPRVVVCVPSGITGVERRAVIEASTQAGARQVHIIEEPMAAAIGAGLPVHEATGNMVVDIGGGTTEVAVISLGGIVTAQSIRVAGDELDNAIIQHIKKEYSLLLGERTAEQIKITIGSAYDLDKDEHTEIRGRDLVSGLPKTVVISAAEVRKAIEEPVNAIVDAVKTTLDKCPPELSGDIMDRGIVLTGGGALLRGLDERLRRETGMPIHIAEDPLDSVALGSGKCVEEFEALQQVLDAQPRR
- the mreC gene encoding rod shape-determining protein MreC, translated to MRDTRESRLLLVLLIAIAFALITVDIRTGEESPVDGARQAAAAVFGPVEKGVARGVDPVANAIGAVRDSGERHNRIASLERENAALKAKLGSDDQTRSRIRELDEMLKRAGAGQYGIKGAEVIAIGAAQGFSWTVTIDAGSKDGIERDMTVLNGDGLVGRVATVGPDTATVVLANDPDFTVGTRLEKTGELGFATGQGDRSLSVQMLNGKAKINEGDRLVTFGSRGNKPFVPGVPIGEVVKVDPSRGDLTRTVWVRPFVGFSRLDIVGVVVMPPREDPRDAVLPPKPEAPKPTPTVTVTVTPSASAPGKPADD
- the mreD gene encoding rod shape-determining protein MreD, with amino-acid sequence MRFNRILLSGTLVVVALVVQVSILGRLRLPGAVPDLVLLTVVALALVYGCVSGALIGFAAGLLTDLAPPADHAAGRYALVLCVIGYVAGLVRPDTGRFRSAWGPMLTVVGAAFASTLLYAGVGALVGDTAARHVGLTGLLFTAVLYDLLLAPFTVPFIMALARRAENDPMAVDANGGPPAGKDIASGWLAGGTGLRIGSQRGGLRMKTARSRANRAGRIKGVKGIKGVKSVKKL
- the mrdA gene encoding penicillin-binding protein 2, whose protein sequence is MTNIPETGRTSRVRIRLVIMQVLVFSLLLTLGGRLWYLQIRNGDEYYHEARSNHVQRVVQPAVRGAVLDARGVPLADNETRLVVSASRTALMKMKDRGKGVMTRLAGVLDMTPKEVMEKVRLCDSETPAPCWNGSPYQPIPITLEATTQQALQLRERPEDFPGVTAEPTAVRRYPAPAGARTAQVLGYLSPVTDEEIQKAKDTDSPHLRSDQVGRSGIERTYDKYLRGKAQVTSYEVDNLGRVMHQTQSDPGVAGSTLVTSIDARVQSVAEFELQQAMKTVRQETDKITGRKYEADSGAVVVMETKTGRVVAMASQPDYDPNAWVGGISAKDYANLTSKNSNYPLLNRSIQGQAPAGSIFKVVSASAAVRAGYAFDDKYNCSASYSMGNRSFANFESKGHGPISLGEALKFSCNTVFYALGHKEWQRDGGLKPKKDAHDWFYRTAREFGLGSETGIDLPNEVTGRIPDRRWKKNFWAANKDSWCKQGKKGGTYVEQIAYESCLEGNQLKAFDSINFAIGQGDVLVTPIQMATAYSAISNGGTLYDPTVGKAVISPDGKHVEMIKPRSHGRLPIDAQTVRDLDKGLRMVVEPGGTAAWRFGGWPLDKIPMRAKTGTAQVYGKQTTSWLATYTDDFTIVMTISQGGTGSGASGPAVRNIYNAIYGLDMAGKQDVKKALLLGPEAKLPRIRPDGSIDSPEIRPYVPPSPEELAPPALAGPPAARPAQHD
- the rodA gene encoding rod shape-determining protein RodA, yielding MQTANKFSVSRYAPERGAMAKLTARDSVVRRLDWPILLSALALSLLGALLVWSATRNRTSLNNGDPYYFLFRHAMNTGIGLVLMIATVWLGHRTLRGAVPILYGLSVVLILAVLTPLGATINGAHAWIVIGGGFSLQPSEFVKITIILGMAMLLAARVDAGDLVHPDHRTVVKALCLAAAPMGIVMLMPDLGSVMVMVVIVLGVLLASGASNRWVVGLLGSGAAGAILIWQLGILDEYQINRFAAFANPELDPAGVGYNTNQARIAIGSGGLTGSGLFKGSQTTGQFVPEQQTDFVFTVAGEELGFVGAGLILVLLGVILWRACVIARETTELYGTIVCAGIIAWFAFQSFENIGMTLGIMPVAGLPLPFVSYGGSSMFAVWVAIGLLQSIRVQRPMSA
- a CDS encoding CYTH and CHAD domain-containing protein; its protein translation is MADTKREIERKFEFSTVKQARRGVPDLTGTAAIAAVADQGTVDLDAVYYDTPDQRLAADGLTLRRRTGGKDAGWHLKLPVAPGVRDEITTPLSDTVPPALTALLRSRLRDAPLEPQVRLLSSRKVSHLLDAGGALLAELSTDAVRAERQGATAAWTEVEVELADGIDPELLDAVEKAFRKAGLRVSDAPSKLARALDETGARPPARPGPPDPAGGATGAYVLAYLHEQRDTLIAQDPAVRRGLPDSVHQMRVATRRLRSAFKTYRRVLDPAETGPVGEELRWLAAELGIDRDQEVLLERIQTRLGELPRTLRLGPVGGRLKIWHTTRRTGSRRAALAALDSRRYVALLDALDALLADPPLRKAAGRPAETALSAAVLADYGRLADRVEGALALDPGEPRDLALHEARKAAKRARYAAEAAAPALGKPARRLAKAVKAVQNLLGDHQDSVVAREALRGLGVQSAGAGESAFTWGVLYAREEALSARRERELPEVWAGTAAQAGALRG